The sequence below is a genomic window from Parachlamydiales bacterium.
ACGCACTAGATAATTTCTAACCAAGCAAGCTTATTCTAGTCACTTTATGCTAGAATAAGCTTTTGTTTGGGCCAATTTCTCTTCCACCGGTTAACCTTAGTGTCTATTCTTCTCCTCGATAATTACGATTCCTTTACATACAATATTGTCCATGCCTTATGGGGCGTGGGGGCTAAAGTCAACGTTATTAAAAACGATGAAATAACCGTCTCTGAACTCCTAGCCATGAATCCCCCGGGTATTGTCATAGGCCCCGGACCGGGATGCCCTAAAGATGCCGGCATTTCATTGGATTTGATCCGTGCCGCTGCGATGCAAAGAGTTCCACTTTTAGGGATTTGTTTAGGAATGCAAGCTATTGGCGAGGCTTTTGGAGGGGTTGTTTGTAAAGCAGAAAAACCCATGCATGGAAAGTTAAGCCCGTTGACCCACCTAGGCACTGGTTTATTTAAAGACATTCCTAATGGATTTTTGGTGACTAGGTACCATTCCTTAGTTGTAGAAGAAAGCACTCTGCCACCCGAGCTCATTGTGACTGCCCGCACGTCAAAAAATGAGGTAATGGCCCTTAAGCACAGCCTGTATCCAATAGAAGGGGTGCAATTTCATCCGGAAGCGGTGGCAAGCGAATACGGACCAACGCTCTTTTTTAACTGGATTCGATCCCTCCAAAATAACTAACGTAGGTAAGCATTTCTTTATTACCTAGAGACGTAGTACAATCTTGTCTCGAAGCCGGAACAAAATAATACGGCATGCAATATTATAATTTGGTTCAATCCTTGGAGGTCTAAAATGCTATTTCGTTTTTTAGCTATTGCATTACTGATGGGAAGCAGCTTATGCGCATTAAACAAAGAAACAACACTGGCAATCATTAAACCTGACGCAGTGGCATCTAATCATGTGGGCGACATCTTAAGCCGATATGAAAAATCGGGCCTGAAAATAGCAGGCATTAAAATGAACGTCCTGAGTGAAGTGGATGCAAAACAATTCTACGCCATTCATAAAGGCAAGCCCTTCTATAATGATTTGGTGAAATTTATGACGTCCGGCCCTAGTGTGATTCTCGTTCTAGAAGGGGATAATGCGGTACAGCGTAACCGTGATCTGATCGGTTCAGGAGATAAAAAAGGCTCCTTAAGGGCCGATTTTGGAACTTCCATGACTAAGAATGCTATTCACGGATCTGATTCTATCGAAAATGCTCAACAAGAAGTGGGCTTCTTCTTTTCCAATAGAAAACTCCAAGAGCGCTTCTAGGAAAAATATAGCTATGGCTTGGGGCTATTCGACCAAGCCGGCTATTATTTAAAAAAAAGGGACAGAAAACGACCCTTTCCGTCATATAAAAGTATGCTTTTCCATTGACACCTTTAACTAACCTTAATACTCATAGTTTAAAATAAAACTATGACAAATAATTCTACTGTATTAATCGAAAATATTAATTGCCGTTATAATTCCGGCGATTCCCTTGAAAGTCTTATTTCAGATATGTTCGCTCCTTCGCTTTTTGGAGATGAACTTGTCGAACGCTCCTCTCTGCACGGAAGAATTTCGGTTGTTTTACATGATTT
It includes:
- a CDS encoding aminodeoxychorismate/anthranilate synthase component II codes for the protein MSILLLDNYDSFTYNIVHALWGVGAKVNVIKNDEITVSELLAMNPPGIVIGPGPGCPKDAGISLDLIRAAAMQRVPLLGICLGMQAIGEAFGGVVCKAEKPMHGKLSPLTHLGTGLFKDIPNGFLVTRYHSLVVEESTLPPELIVTARTSKNEVMALKHSLYPIEGVQFHPEAVASEYGPTLFFNWIRSLQNN
- the ndk gene encoding nucleoside-diphosphate kinase, producing MLFRFLAIALLMGSSLCALNKETTLAIIKPDAVASNHVGDILSRYEKSGLKIAGIKMNVLSEVDAKQFYAIHKGKPFYNDLVKFMTSGPSVILVLEGDNAVQRNRDLIGSGDKKGSLRADFGTSMTKNAIHGSDSIENAQQEVGFFFSNRKLQERF